One part of the Salinimonas iocasae genome encodes these proteins:
- a CDS encoding metallophosphoesterase family protein, whose translation MPETPSQGYQRSLMRLIQITDCHLLSDTTRTAYGDINPYSSLQQCLQLSQALAPDALLITGDISGDDSANSYTHFTRLLNDYCPSIPFKVIPGNHDVNPYFNPMLKRATLTAGSAWQLGQWHIHGIDSTFSGTRGRVETQQLNSISGEVDAHPDHFHLVALHHHPFTTGSWMDKHELENADEVISWFRQQEKIEAMIYGHIHAVREHAVDGRAVLSAPSSCWQWRMTPEFGVESTAPGLRVIDLAPDGTFSTFIRRIR comes from the coding sequence TTGCCTGAAACACCATCCCAGGGTTACCAGCGAAGCCTGATGCGGCTGATACAAATAACAGATTGCCATTTATTGTCCGACACCACACGCACGGCATATGGTGATATTAATCCGTACAGTTCATTACAGCAGTGTTTACAGTTAAGCCAGGCATTAGCGCCAGATGCGCTTTTGATTACCGGCGATATCAGCGGCGATGACAGTGCGAACAGTTATACGCACTTCACAAGACTGCTAAATGATTACTGCCCGTCCATCCCTTTCAAAGTGATACCGGGCAATCATGATGTAAATCCTTATTTCAACCCTATGCTGAAACGAGCCACATTAACGGCCGGAAGCGCCTGGCAGCTAGGGCAGTGGCATATCCACGGCATCGACTCTACGTTTTCCGGTACCCGTGGACGGGTGGAAACACAACAATTGAATAGCATCAGCGGTGAAGTTGATGCGCACCCGGACCATTTTCACCTTGTGGCGTTACACCACCATCCATTTACAACAGGAAGCTGGATGGATAAGCACGAACTGGAAAATGCCGATGAGGTCATTAGCTGGTTCAGACAGCAAGAAAAAATCGAAGCGATGATTTATGGTCATATCCACGCAGTACGCGAACATGCGGTTGATGGGCGTGCTGTGCTGTCTGCCCCATCGAGCTGCTGGCAATGGCGTATGACCCCGGAATTCGGCGTGGAAAGTACGGCGCCGGGCCTGCGGGTGATAGACTTGGCCCCGGATGGCACCTTTTCAACGTTTATCAGGAGAATTAGATGA
- a CDS encoding DUF1249 domain-containing protein: protein MQAVCELNYAQFLRVLPDCDTADMTYEFTVKNALSYRITITETARYTTTLNVEQVNAFTPAYLKPAMTVRLYHDARVAEVISSQNTGAFAASYDYPNTKMRQRNEKQMVNIFLAEWLQFCLKHHPRVTSEA, encoded by the coding sequence TTTTTACGGGTGTTGCCCGACTGTGACACTGCGGACATGACGTATGAGTTTACCGTAAAAAATGCCCTGAGTTATCGCATTACTATTACCGAGACAGCCCGCTATACAACAACACTAAATGTTGAACAGGTTAATGCGTTTACGCCGGCGTATCTTAAGCCGGCGATGACTGTCAGATTATACCACGACGCCAGAGTGGCCGAGGTTATCAGTAGCCAGAATACCGGCGCCTTTGCCGCTTCTTATGATTACCCCAACACCAAAATGCGTCAGCGTAACGAAAAACAAATGGTGAATATTTTCCTGGCTGAATGGTTACAATTTTGCCTGAAACACCATCCCAGGGTTACCAGCGAAGCCTGA
- a CDS encoding EAL domain-containing protein produces MAKKESSETSNTADSPFIVGVGSSAGGIEALISLVSNLPKDVNASLVIAQHLSPSHKSQMSDILARETSFDVEEITNDVKVKKNTIYVGPPGHHIVLRQGHLKLEQKPEDVTPKPSVNILFESLAEELGDHSIGIVLSGTGSDGSRGLRNIKSAGGFAIVQSPETAKYDGMPTASLKAVDVDRVLTPEDMGQEIASFTSNIVESFFPNSEEARNKLMNEMYDVVRDTTKIDFSFYKQSTLLRRVNRRLIATEKDNLKAYLKQLKQDPEEVQALSKELLISVTNFFRDKDAFSSVQRYIADTVEGKKRGENIRVWVAGCATGEEAYSIAILFLEEINKQDKNVNLQVFGTDIDENALTIARKGSYSSHSVSSVESELVEKYFRFEDDAYQPKKNLRDVITFSRQDITRDPPFLHLDMISFRNVMIYFNTELQQRVLSLFRYSLVDAGILFLGKSESIGLKEEYFVAVDRRSRIFKVSEGSKRPAVPRMLKGVVTPTRVKESTSNSYERLFNETLVREFGPSILINSRFTILHSRGDLQPFVNFPSGSPDLNLSKLIVSEFSAELLSAFNKVKRDEDTAISRPRQVEKKNQEHWRLAVIPLEKEDSDLYIVNFRQADEDSIVTNDGNYDTENADVAELIAAREQLQTLTEEMAASAEEMQALNEEVQAANEELQANNEELEATNEELQATNEELISVNEESMRKSAELSSINSELESVYDTLDFPLFIFDEDLRLSRTNDAADRKYHLNSGTHKKPISQLNLPEYFIDIDSRLKSTMKSGGKLNIIIKPSERETLNLFITPLMNAKNKVTGAILVIIDNSELVKAHEDVEKNQDQLLSIMNNSLSVIALKDSSGRYEFVNARFEEIFNLSAEDVIGKTDNHIFEKETARSLREKDLDTMRSLSPVRSVDEFENEQGRCVLDAVRFPIFDSDGTVKSICTQANDITRARHANEQLKLAGKLFDRTGEAILVTDESKKIITSNEAFTELTGFDLQYLIGKTPRDLASDEHSESFFEGIRTVLDEQSYWQGEINNINSQGNKIGLWLTINVVKDADGKHLNYVLTYSDVNEIKNVQRKIEFLATHDELTRLPNRNVLMERLELMLGNARRQEQLCAVLFFDLDDFKKINDSLGHNIGDLLLKQVTRRLQKCVRDTDMLARMGGDEFVAILQAESVDEIDEVANRIINIINAPFEINEHTLFASSSIGIAVFPEDGEENFTLLKNADTAMYRAKEQGRNQYQFFTEEMKKEADDKLDIEKALRDALRDDLFSIDFQPQVEVASGAIVGIEALLRCDSDALKDTSALRFIEVAEKGRLIEEVGIHAIELVFKQMSQWRKENVSIPKVAVNVSVKQLKDSSFVKQLKKLMDKYSIKPDTLKFEITESALAERLDILVSELNKLVELGITLSVDDFGVGHSSLSQLRQLPIQEVKIDKSFINGIAENDDDRAVALAIIRMASAMGLQVVAEGVETEAQLAVLKEESCEIVQGYYLYKPKGSNQLTDMLTSRPSNALAE; encoded by the coding sequence ATGGCAAAAAAAGAGTCATCTGAGACAAGTAATACAGCAGATAGCCCCTTCATTGTTGGCGTTGGTTCGTCAGCTGGTGGCATCGAAGCGCTGATCAGTCTTGTTTCTAATCTGCCGAAAGATGTAAACGCCAGCCTGGTCATCGCCCAGCATTTATCGCCCAGTCATAAAAGTCAGATGTCGGATATTCTGGCAAGAGAGACCTCCTTTGACGTTGAAGAAATTACCAACGACGTCAAAGTTAAGAAAAATACCATTTATGTGGGCCCGCCGGGACATCACATCGTTTTGCGTCAGGGGCACCTGAAATTAGAGCAAAAGCCGGAAGATGTGACGCCTAAGCCTTCGGTTAACATTCTGTTTGAATCACTGGCTGAAGAGCTTGGCGATCACAGTATCGGGATTGTATTGTCGGGCACCGGCAGTGATGGTTCCCGTGGCCTGAGAAATATCAAAAGTGCAGGTGGCTTCGCCATTGTGCAAAGTCCTGAAACAGCAAAGTATGACGGCATGCCGACCGCATCGCTCAAAGCTGTAGATGTGGATCGTGTACTTACGCCTGAAGATATGGGGCAGGAGATTGCCTCCTTTACCAGCAATATTGTTGAAAGCTTCTTTCCGAATTCTGAGGAAGCCCGCAATAAGCTAATGAACGAGATGTACGATGTAGTACGTGATACTACAAAAATCGACTTCAGCTTTTATAAGCAGTCTACGCTGCTGCGTCGGGTTAACCGCCGTCTTATCGCCACCGAGAAAGATAACCTGAAGGCTTACCTGAAGCAGCTTAAACAAGATCCTGAAGAAGTGCAGGCGCTGTCAAAAGAACTACTGATATCGGTAACAAACTTCTTTCGTGACAAAGATGCCTTCAGCTCTGTGCAGCGCTATATTGCCGATACCGTAGAGGGCAAAAAGCGTGGTGAAAACATCCGCGTCTGGGTGGCAGGTTGTGCCACGGGTGAGGAAGCGTATTCTATTGCTATTCTGTTTCTTGAAGAGATAAATAAGCAGGATAAAAATGTCAATTTACAGGTCTTCGGTACAGACATTGACGAAAACGCACTGACCATCGCGCGCAAAGGCAGCTATTCCTCACACTCAGTGAGCAGTGTGGAATCTGAATTGGTGGAAAAGTATTTTCGCTTTGAAGATGATGCTTATCAGCCGAAGAAAAATCTGCGGGATGTTATTACTTTTTCGCGCCAGGATATTACCCGCGATCCGCCGTTCTTACATCTGGACATGATTTCGTTCAGAAACGTCATGATCTACTTCAATACCGAGTTACAGCAGCGTGTATTGTCCCTGTTTCGTTATTCACTGGTGGACGCCGGGATTCTGTTTTTGGGTAAGTCAGAATCCATAGGCCTGAAAGAAGAATACTTTGTAGCGGTAGACAGACGCAGCCGTATTTTTAAAGTCAGCGAAGGCTCTAAACGTCCGGCAGTGCCCAGAATGCTGAAGGGCGTAGTAACCCCAACCCGGGTGAAGGAATCTACATCAAATAGCTATGAACGCCTGTTCAATGAGACATTGGTGCGGGAGTTCGGCCCCAGTATTTTGATTAATTCGCGATTTACCATTTTGCATTCCCGTGGCGACTTACAACCATTTGTTAATTTCCCGTCGGGCTCTCCGGATCTGAATCTATCGAAGTTGATTGTTTCAGAGTTCTCAGCAGAGTTATTGTCTGCTTTTAACAAAGTGAAGCGTGACGAGGACACCGCTATCAGCCGCCCGCGTCAGGTTGAAAAGAAAAATCAGGAGCACTGGCGACTTGCCGTGATCCCGCTGGAAAAAGAAGACTCTGATCTGTATATCGTTAATTTTCGTCAGGCGGATGAAGATTCTATCGTTACCAACGATGGCAATTACGATACTGAAAATGCCGATGTTGCCGAGCTTATCGCTGCACGCGAACAGCTTCAGACACTGACTGAAGAGATGGCGGCATCTGCAGAAGAGATGCAGGCGCTCAATGAAGAAGTGCAGGCGGCCAACGAAGAGCTGCAGGCGAATAACGAGGAGCTTGAGGCAACGAACGAGGAGTTGCAGGCTACCAACGAAGAGCTGATCAGTGTTAATGAAGAAAGCATGCGCAAGTCTGCCGAGCTATCTTCTATTAATAGCGAGCTGGAAAGTGTGTATGACACACTGGACTTCCCACTGTTTATCTTTGATGAAGATCTGCGTCTGAGTCGCACCAATGATGCGGCTGATCGTAAATACCATCTCAATAGCGGCACGCACAAAAAGCCAATTTCGCAGCTGAACCTGCCCGAATACTTTATTGATATTGATAGCAGGCTGAAGTCCACCATGAAAAGTGGTGGCAAGCTGAATATCATCATCAAACCCAGCGAGCGTGAAACACTGAACCTGTTTATAACGCCGCTGATGAATGCCAAAAACAAGGTCACCGGCGCGATTCTGGTAATTATCGACAACTCTGAACTGGTAAAAGCCCATGAGGATGTTGAGAAAAATCAGGACCAGCTACTGTCTATCATGAACAACTCACTATCAGTGATTGCGCTAAAAGACAGCTCAGGGCGCTATGAGTTTGTGAATGCCCGGTTTGAAGAGATTTTCAATTTAAGCGCCGAAGATGTTATTGGCAAAACAGACAACCACATCTTTGAAAAAGAAACCGCGCGCAGCTTGCGGGAAAAAGATCTGGATACCATGCGCTCACTATCACCGGTCCGCTCGGTGGATGAGTTTGAAAATGAGCAGGGGCGCTGCGTGCTGGATGCGGTTCGCTTCCCGATTTTTGACAGCGACGGTACGGTTAAATCCATCTGTACGCAGGCAAATGATATTACCCGCGCAAGACATGCTAACGAGCAGTTGAAGCTGGCCGGTAAGCTGTTCGACCGCACCGGTGAAGCAATTCTGGTCACCGACGAATCGAAAAAAATTATTACCTCCAACGAGGCGTTCACAGAGCTGACAGGCTTTGACCTGCAATATCTGATAGGTAAAACGCCCCGAGACCTGGCATCAGACGAGCATTCTGAGTCGTTTTTTGAAGGGATCCGCACAGTCCTTGATGAGCAGAGCTACTGGCAGGGTGAGATTAACAACATCAATAGCCAGGGAAATAAAATCGGTCTGTGGCTGACGATCAACGTGGTGAAAGACGCGGATGGCAAACATCTTAATTACGTACTGACATACAGCGATGTAAACGAAATAAAGAATGTGCAGCGTAAGATTGAGTTCTTAGCGACGCATGATGAGCTCACACGACTACCAAACCGCAATGTGCTGATGGAGCGCCTTGAGCTGATGTTAGGTAACGCGCGGCGTCAGGAGCAATTGTGCGCGGTGCTGTTTTTCGACTTAGATGACTTTAAAAAGATTAACGACAGTCTGGGCCACAACATTGGTGATTTGCTGCTTAAGCAGGTCACGCGCCGCTTGCAAAAGTGTGTCAGGGATACCGATATGCTGGCGAGAATGGGCGGTGATGAATTTGTTGCGATTCTGCAGGCAGAATCCGTGGATGAAATTGATGAGGTAGCTAACCGTATTATCAATATCATCAACGCACCGTTTGAAATTAACGAACACACCCTCTTTGCATCCAGCAGCATTGGCATTGCTGTCTTCCCGGAAGACGGCGAGGAAAACTTCACATTGTTGAAAAATGCCGATACTGCCATGTACCGTGCTAAAGAGCAGGGGCGTAACCAGTATCAGTTCTTCACTGAAGAAATGAAAAAAGAAGCAGACGATAAGCTAGATATAGAAAAAGCCCTGCGCGATGCACTGCGAGACGATTTGTTCTCAATAGATTTTCAGCCTCAGGTTGAGGTGGCGTCAGGTGCTATTGTGGGAATTGAGGCACTATTGCGCTGTGATAGCGATGCCTTGAAGGACACCTCTGCACTGCGCTTTATTGAGGTGGCTGAAAAAGGCCGTCTGATTGAAGAAGTCGGTATCCACGCTATAGAGCTGGTCTTCAAACAAATGAGCCAGTGGCGCAAAGAGAATGTCTCTATACCGAAAGTCGCCGTTAATGTATCGGTCAAACAGCTTAAAGACTCTTCTTTTGTTAAACAGTTAAAGAAGCTGATGGACAAATACAGCATCAAGCCTGACACGCTGAAGTTCGAAATTACCGAAAGCGCTCTGGCCGAGCGACTGGATATTCTGGTATCAGAGCTCAATAAGCTGGTCGAGCTGGGTATCACGTTGAGTGTCGATGATTTTGGTGTTGGTCACTCTTCGTTATCACAGCTGCGCCAGTTACCTATTCAGGAAGTTAAGATTGATAAAAGCTTTATCAATGGTATTGCTGAAAATGACGACGATCGTGCAGTGGCGCTGGCAATTATTCGCATGGCCAGCGCGATGGGGCTGCAGGTTGTAGCCGAAGGCGTAGAAACGGAAGCGCAGCTGGCGGTACTTAAAGAAGAATCGTGTGAAATTGTACAGGGTTATTATCTTTATAAGCCAAAAGGCAGTAATCAGTTAACTGACATGTTAACGTCGCGTCCCAGCAACGCACTTGCCGAATAA
- a CDS encoding YqiA/YcfP family alpha/beta fold hydrolase — protein MSNVLYLHGFLSSPQSVKAKSTVQWFAEHHPDVVVHTPALSNYPSKVFGQLERYINSHPELLQDGLKVIGSSMGGYLATYLVERFGGKAVLINPAVKPYELLIDYLGEHVNPYTNEVFELVAEDMDVLKALDTEVLSTPDAYHVMLQTGDETLDYRQAQAKYKAGTLVIEQGGDHSFINYPNHLPAIASFLSVG, from the coding sequence ATGAGTAATGTGTTGTACCTGCACGGTTTTTTAAGTTCGCCCCAATCTGTCAAGGCAAAATCAACCGTACAGTGGTTTGCCGAACATCACCCCGATGTTGTCGTTCACACACCGGCACTTTCGAATTACCCGTCAAAGGTATTTGGTCAGTTAGAAAGATATATAAATTCACACCCTGAGCTTCTTCAGGATGGTTTGAAAGTGATAGGTAGCTCAATGGGCGGTTATCTGGCCACGTATCTGGTGGAACGGTTTGGCGGCAAAGCGGTCTTGATCAATCCGGCGGTTAAACCTTATGAGCTGCTTATTGATTATCTGGGTGAGCACGTAAACCCTTATACCAATGAGGTGTTTGAGCTTGTTGCTGAGGATATGGATGTGCTGAAAGCCCTTGATACAGAGGTGCTCAGTACGCCTGACGCCTATCATGTTATGTTGCAAACCGGTGATGAAACACTGGATTATCGCCAGGCTCAGGCTAAATACAAAGCAGGCACGCTGGTCATCGAGCAGGGTGGCGATCATAGTTTTATCAACTATCCCAATCATCTGCCAGCCATTGCCAGCTTTCTCAGCGTTGGGTAA
- the parE gene encoding DNA topoisomerase IV subunit B translates to MANQYNSEAIEVLNGLEPVQRRPGMYTDTARPNHLGQEVIDNSVDEALAGHASNIKVILHEDQSLEVTDDGRGMPVDIHPEEKISGVELIMSKLHAGGKFSNKNYAFSGGLHGVGISVVNALSTKVEVTIRRDANVYQIDFANGDKVEDLRVVDSCGKRNTGTRVHFWPDPQYFDSAKFSASRLIHNLRAKAVLCPGLRIKFDNKVTKETYEWYFEDGLQDYLHQSVEQYETIPADAPFVEAYSGNTEAADWAVMWLPDGGELVTESYVNLIPTAQGGTHVNGLRQGLLESMREFCEFRNLLPRGVKLTPDDIWDRCAYILSTKMQDPQFAGQTKERLSSRQASAFVSGVVKDAFSLWLNQHTDVAEALAEMCISNAQRRMRQNKKVARKKVTQGPALPGKLTDCSSQDINYSELFLVEGDSAGGSAKQARDREFQAIMPLRGKILNSWEVDSSQVLGSQEIHDISVALGIDPGAENLDGLRYGKICILADADSDGLHIATLLCALFVKHFKVLVDYGHVYVAMPPLFRIDVGKEVFYALDEAEKQGILDRIEAEKKRGKVNVQRFKGLGEMNPMQLRETTMDPNTRRLVQLTVEDATDMLELMDMLLAKKRSGDRRSWLESKGNKAEVI, encoded by the coding sequence ATGGCAAATCAATATAACTCTGAAGCAATTGAAGTTCTCAACGGCCTGGAACCGGTTCAGCGCCGCCCTGGCATGTATACCGATACTGCCAGACCCAATCATCTGGGACAGGAGGTCATTGATAACAGTGTGGACGAGGCGCTGGCAGGTCATGCGTCGAATATAAAAGTTATCCTACATGAAGATCAGTCTCTGGAAGTGACTGATGACGGGCGCGGCATGCCGGTGGATATCCACCCGGAAGAAAAAATTTCCGGCGTCGAGCTCATCATGTCCAAGCTACATGCCGGCGGCAAGTTTTCAAATAAAAACTACGCCTTCTCCGGCGGTTTGCATGGCGTTGGTATTTCTGTGGTGAACGCCTTATCGACCAAGGTCGAGGTCACAATCCGCCGTGATGCCAATGTCTATCAGATTGATTTTGCCAATGGTGATAAAGTCGAAGACCTGCGGGTGGTAGATTCTTGCGGAAAGCGCAATACCGGCACTCGCGTTCACTTCTGGCCTGATCCGCAGTATTTCGATTCCGCTAAATTCTCGGCGTCACGGCTTATTCATAATTTGCGCGCAAAAGCGGTGCTCTGCCCGGGTCTTCGCATTAAGTTTGACAATAAAGTCACCAAAGAAACCTATGAATGGTACTTTGAGGATGGCTTGCAGGACTACCTGCACCAATCGGTAGAACAATACGAAACGATTCCGGCCGATGCGCCTTTTGTAGAGGCATATAGCGGAAATACCGAAGCCGCTGACTGGGCTGTAATGTGGTTGCCTGATGGCGGCGAGCTGGTGACGGAAAGTTATGTAAACCTGATTCCTACCGCCCAGGGCGGAACGCATGTTAACGGGCTGCGACAAGGCTTACTGGAGTCTATGCGTGAGTTTTGCGAATTCCGGAATCTGTTGCCGCGGGGTGTGAAACTTACACCGGATGATATCTGGGATCGTTGTGCGTATATTCTGTCCACAAAAATGCAGGATCCACAGTTCGCGGGTCAAACTAAAGAGCGCTTATCGTCGCGTCAGGCGTCTGCGTTTGTCTCTGGCGTAGTTAAAGATGCTTTCAGTTTATGGCTTAATCAGCACACCGATGTGGCTGAAGCGCTGGCAGAAATGTGTATCAGCAATGCCCAGCGCAGAATGCGGCAGAATAAGAAAGTGGCGCGTAAAAAAGTTACACAGGGCCCGGCACTGCCGGGTAAACTGACCGACTGCTCGTCGCAAGATATCAACTATTCTGAGCTGTTCCTGGTGGAAGGTGACTCTGCGGGGGGCTCTGCCAAGCAAGCCCGGGATCGTGAGTTTCAGGCTATTATGCCGCTGCGGGGTAAAATTCTTAACAGCTGGGAGGTGGATTCTTCGCAGGTGCTGGGATCGCAGGAAATTCATGATATTTCTGTGGCGCTGGGTATCGACCCGGGCGCAGAAAATCTGGACGGACTTCGTTACGGAAAGATATGTATTCTGGCCGATGCCGACTCTGACGGATTGCACATTGCGACACTACTCTGTGCGCTTTTTGTAAAACATTTTAAGGTGCTGGTGGATTACGGGCATGTGTATGTGGCGATGCCACCGCTGTTTAGAATTGATGTTGGCAAGGAAGTGTTTTATGCACTCGATGAGGCAGAAAAGCAGGGGATCCTTGATCGTATCGAAGCAGAGAAAAAACGTGGTAAGGTAAACGTTCAGCGCTTTAAAGGATTGGGTGAAATGAACCCGATGCAATTGCGTGAAACCACGATGGACCCCAACACCCGCCGACTGGTGCAGCTAACCGTAGAAGATGCTACTGATATGCTTGAGCTGATGGATATGCTACTGGCTAAGAAGCGTAGTGGCGATCGTCGTAGCTGGCTGGAAAGTAAGGGTAATAAAGCCGAAGTCATCTGA